The sequence GGCCCCAGTATTCCCACCGAGGGCGCAGGAAATGGCAAAGTGGCGTCGATGGGCACCGGTGGACGTCGAACTGGCTTGCGCTGGAACATTGAGTGGATACCTAGTTTTCGACACTTGTTTATATTTATTCATTAGCGGCCGAAGGAACCAAGTGACAATATTTTCTATCTTTAGGCAACCCTGTCAAGAGCCGGTTCGAGCTGCCGAAAACcctgataaaataaaaaaaatattcacaagTTCTAGCGTCACCCATTCCTTCACGATGACATCAATTCACAAGCCCCGTTAATTAACGCACCGCACCGCATTATGAATGATTCTCTAACCTCGCGTTCATGATGTTATTTAAAACCTGATTCAAGTATTGTGGCACTGATGTTACTAAAGGAATGACCTGCGTCGGTGACATGCCTTGAAACTGGTAAATgaggaagggcatgcacatgagctttatgattgTTAAAACGGTACCTATTCCTAATTCATAAAATCAAAACTTTGTCTAACGGAATGAACGAGAGCTCGGGTGCACTTGCTTGTATTTTGCCTTGTTAGTCACTATTTTATGACAACGTATGTTGCTTACGCGTGGTTCACTATTTGCCTATCATTGCGTACTCAACGCCTGCGGCCTGTGTCACTCATTATTTTGAACGTACGTGCTTTGCGCGCATCTTGcatctaatttatttatttttagtattTTGATGCTCGTTTGACCGAGATTATCCTGCTGCCTTTATGTCCACATGAACCACTGTACGCATGTTGCGGTTCCCTATTGGTTTTCGCgcagtttgcagttttgttttgctgttttgtatacctTGTTCAATGCACACAAGTTTCCGTCTATCCAAGATGTGCCATATCACTATTGTACATTGCCACGTGCATTGTGTACAACGGCGTATATATCTTGATGTGCAATATCGCCTACGCAAAAGAAGTGAAAAATCACTTAGTCTTGCGATATGGAAGCAACCGCCTTGTATAggtgccctgcgtggcatctctaaccattcactctgacgaaggcaggccctcctgccgaaacgttagtaaaacttatTTCGCACGTTATATATTAaaccactgcgcacacgctgaacaagAGCTGTGCTAATCATCCGCCTGTGTGTGCGCATTGCCTCAAACATGTGATTAGAGTACCTTATAAGTAAGCGAACTTGCTGcacatgcttcattgtgaacaaggctcccgtgtgggagccgaaacgtctttttatgaatatatttttacttttggtccgGCGCTGTATTACCTTcgtccaataataatatctgggattttacgtcccaaaaccatggtatggttatgagggacgccgtagtggagggctccaggaatttcgaccacctggtgttctttaacgtgcactcacatcgcacactacgtgggcccctagcatttcagCTGCACCTAAATgccgccgggatcgaatccgcgaccttcggatcagcagccgagcaccgtaaccactgatccaccgtggcgggcgaagcagaagaggaaggacGAACATGGCGCGTGCCGATTCACTTGAAAGTTTACTGTTCGcggattacaaccaacggctggcataGACATCTCCGCGGTTAAAAAATACTGTCTTCAGGAATCTATAGGTTTCAACGTGTCAGCTGTTATGTCGCAAAGCTGTTGCAAACGCTACTTACAAATGGTAACGGCAGGTTTGGGACGGGCCTCCTGTGCGGCGATCCGAAGGCAGCTTTCTTTGGGAACAGCTGGGCCATGATATCGGGCTGAATAGGGCTTTCTGGCTGAAACACTGGGCCACCGCGGTTTGCTGATGGCACCATCTTGCAGCACGTGCGCAGCATGCCGCACTGGCTGAAGCTGGGCCCGCCCAGCATGCGCTGCATAATGTCTGTCGCGTAGGCAGGCGCTGGCTCCGAAGCAGCTTCGCTCTGCGGAAAGACCACGTTTGCGATGGCTTGACAATCGCCACACTGTCAGAAGACACTGCCAGCCCCACGACGGGGTACAACCAGTGTGGCATTGCTGCCATCCGCAAATAAACCCTACCACGAGAGCGGCAATGTCATGTACGACGGCATTCTGGATTATGGTAGATTGTGGATTATGGTAGATGGTGGATTCTGCATTATGGTAGCGAGAATAGTGGAATGGACGCTGCAAGGTCGACGCTTGAGCGACTTAGCTGCAATTTCATAGTTCGCTGCTGCTGATGTCAGCTGACCGCAGCGAGAGAAGCGAAACAAGCCGCTGAACAACCACTGCATAACGTATGCATGACTGAGTTGTCAAAAAAATTTTCTGTTCTTGAGTATCTTACGCCGAGCAGCCGCTTCGCGAGAAAGTTGCTTGAACTCGGAACAAATCGTTCCAGTTGTCCTTTTAAGACTGTGTACTGACAACAGGGAGTACACCCCCACTaccatcatcagcatcatcattcaTACACTCTCAAGCGCCCCCTCATGGGGCAttagatagggggggggggataacaaATGGTAACCACGGGTCACAAGGATAAAGCCCATAAATACAGATTCCAATAGCAGGTAAACACATGATAACGGAAAAGGCCGATGAACGCGAAAAGCTTAAGAAAGGGAAatcgacaaccacccgtttgtagcacggtCGCAACCATTTCTCTGTCTTAGAAATCTTCCTTGTGGCCTCGTGCTACAAACGGTTGGTGGtcaattttcctttcttaacccttgcgccactttgcgggattccgcaaaactgattAACAGAAACGCGAAAAGGGCTACTACTGGGGCTGGGCACAATAGTGATGTGTAATAATAAATATTTAAATTTTACCGAATTTTTCTCATTGGCGATACTGTCAGAAAGTACATTCCAATCCGATATGACAGTCGGCAAAAATGATATGTTGAATACGTTAATCAAGGTATGAATGCGTCGAACACTGTGGCAATTAAATAGACGTCGTGATGATCTCACGGGATGTACAATAAGGCTCTCGGGTAATTGAGGAAAGTTATAATACAGCTTATGTacgagaactaaccgacaataatgccaaggaaattatagggggtgttattctAGTAATTAgcatataaatctgaagaaagtaaagtggacgaaaagataacttgccgccgggagggaccgaacctgcgatcttcgaataacgcgtccgatgctctaaccactgagctacggcggcggtcatcctctcgtccactttatggggtatatatccacctaggagtgttagcgccgatcgcagccatggcggtgagtgtggaacactcattttCTGGCTGTTcgagtcacgtagcacgtgatcattttacaaGCCGGCAGCTCACCAATGTACAAGCTTATATACGAGGCTTATGTACTTGTACGAGATTAAAAGTGGCACAGGTGTACCGAGTGTGTTCCCCCCAAAAATGGTAAATCCAAAGAA comes from Rhipicephalus sanguineus isolate Rsan-2018 chromosome 7, BIME_Rsan_1.4, whole genome shotgun sequence and encodes:
- the LOC119399289 gene encoding uncharacterized protein LOC119399289 → MQRMLGGPSFSQCGMLRTCCKMVPSANRGGPVFQPESPIQPDIMAQLFPKKAAFGSPHRRPVPNLPLPFRKPVRRPPVPIDATLPFPAPSVGILGPMLTAPAVGGLHPDVWSPQCVRHPRPCQEPPLPGERCRLRRVPLACRHHEETGTTGEPVRLRWNTDR